The Marinitoga hydrogenitolerans DSM 16785 genome includes the window CAATAATAAACCTTTTATTTTATATTTCATATTATCATCTACTTTATTACCTTTACTTCTTCAAGAATTTCGTTTACTAATTTATATGTTGAAACTTTTTTTATTTTTGCTTCAGCTTTTAATATAATTCTATGAGCTAAAACATATGGCGCGATTTTTTTTACATCATCTGGAATTACAAATTCTCTACCTTCTATTGCTGCCATACTTTTTGATAATTGCATTAATGATATTGATCCCCTTGGACTGGCACCAACCTTTATATCTTTATGATTTCTTGTCCTGTTTATAATATCAACTATATATCTTTTTATTTCATCTGAAACATGAATACCCTTTATTTCTTTTTTTACTTCCATAATTTCATCAATATTCGAAATACTATTTATATTGTTTATCGGATGCACTTTCTCCTGTGAGTCAAGCATTTTTATTTCATTTTCTATATCCGGATACCCCAAACTAAGTCTGATCATAAATCTATCTAATTGTGCCTCAGGTAATGGAAATGTACCTTCAAATTCAATAGGATTTTGAGTTGCAATAACAAAAAAACTTTGGGATAATTTATGAGTAATTCCGTCAATAGTAACCTGACTTTCTGCTAATGACTCTAATAAAGCTGATTGAGTTCTTGGGGTTGCTCTATTAATTTCATCTCCTAAAAGAATGTTGGTAAAGATTGGTCCTTTTTTTAAAACAAACTCATTTTTATTCTTGTCATATATATATAATCCTATCAAATCATTAGGTAATAAATCTGGTGTAAATTGAACCCTTTTAAAATTTAGATCAAAAGACTTTGCCAGAGCTCTTGCTAACATAGTTTTTCCTGTTCCTGGTACATCCTCTAATAATACATGACCATTAGAAAAAAACACAGATAAAACCATTTTAATTTGTTCTTCCTTCCCCTTTATCACCTTCCCCACGTTTTTTATAATTTTTTGTGATAATTCTGCTGTTAGCATCCTACACCTCCAATATTTCTTGATTTTATACATAAAAATTATATCATAAAAAAATGCTCCCATAAGGGAGCCAATGTTGGTTATTTTATTATTTATATTAAGGGGTTGTAATACTATTATATACTTTGTTTCTTAAAATTGTCTTAGAATTGTTTTTCATTCCCATTTCTTCATTCTTTCTTTTACGTTATTTAATTCTTTATAAGATAAATATATAGTTAAGAATATTAAGATTATAGGCAATACTCCCCCGAGAAAATGGTATAAAGCAGTTGAGTCAAATAAGAAATCAATTAATTGTTCTTTTATTTCTATATTTTTTAAAGAGGAAATATATAAATTTCCTGGCAAAAATATTCCAAGTCCAAGTCCAAGAATAATGCCTTCAAGATAAAAAACTTCTTTTCCACTTATAATATTTTTTTGGGATAAATCTCTTTTAGGATTTTTTAAATAAAGACTAATTCCGAGTATGGAAGAATACATAATTATTAAAATTACTGGAATAATACTCCAAAAAACCTCTATAGATGCTTTTCCTGATAAATATATTAATACTGTTATAGCAATATACTCAACAACGTATATTATAAAAGGCATAAATGCTTTTGAAAAAATTAAATGTCCTATTTTGATAGGGTATAATTTTGGTACTGGCC containing:
- a CDS encoding AAA family ATPase, whose product is MLTAELSQKIIKNVGKVIKGKEEQIKMVLSVFFSNGHVLLEDVPGTGKTMLARALAKSFDLNFKRVQFTPDLLPNDLIGLYIYDKNKNEFVLKKGPIFTNILLGDEINRATPRTQSALLESLAESQVTIDGITHKLSQSFFVIATQNPIEFEGTFPLPEAQLDRFMIRLSLGYPDIENEIKMLDSQEKVHPINNINSISNIDEIMEVKKEIKGIHVSDEIKRYIVDIINRTRNHKDIKVGASPRGSISLMQLSKSMAAIEGREFVIPDDVKKIAPYVLAHRIILKAEAKIKKVSTYKLVNEILEEVKVIK